A stretch of Brachyhypopomus gauderio isolate BG-103 chromosome 3, BGAUD_0.2, whole genome shotgun sequence DNA encodes these proteins:
- the gltpa gene encoding glycolipid transfer protein: protein MALLMDHQFKQLPADKQVETRSFLEAVSHLPPFFDCLGSTVFAPIKSDVAGNITKIKAVYDTNPGRYRTLQQLLEAEKEQHGTEWPRVGATLALMWLKRGLRFIQVLLQSLADGERDENHPNLIRVNVTKAYEIALKKYHGWLVQNLFKAALYAAPYKSDFLKALSKGREVKEEECLEKVRQFLVNFTATIDAIYEMYTKTNAELDYKA, encoded by the exons ATGGCTCTGCTTATGGATCACCAGTTCAAGCAACTTCCAGCCGACAAACAAGTGGAAACGCGGTCGTTTCTTGAAGCAGTGTCGCACCTTCCGCCTTTCTTTG ATTGCCTTGGCTCCACGGTTTTCGCACCTATTAAATCCGACGTTGCAGGCAACATAACG AAAATCAAGGCGGTGTACGACACCAACCCGGGCCGCTACAGGACGCTACAGCAGCTGCTGGAGGCGGAGAAGGAGCAGCACGGCACCGAGTGGCCACGCGTAGGAGCCACACTGGCCCTCATGTGGCTCAAGAG GGGTCTGCGCTTCATCCAGGTCCTCCTACAGAGTTTAGCTGACGGGGAGCGGGATGAGAATCACCCCAACCTCATCAGGGTCAACGTCACCAAGGCCTACGAGATCGCCCTCAAGAAGTACCACGGCTGGCTGGTGCAGAATCTCTTCAAA GCGGCACTGTACGCAGCTCCATACAAGTCAGACTTCCTAAAAGCTCTGTCCAAGGGGCGGGAGGTCAAAGAGGAGGAGTGCTTGGAGAAGGTGCGGCAGTTCCTGGTCAATTTCACAGCCACTATAGACGCCATCTACGAGATGTACACCAAGACGAATGCGGAGCTGGACTATAAGGCATGA